One Novosphingobium sp. 9U DNA segment encodes these proteins:
- a CDS encoding nuclear transport factor 2 family protein: protein MEDGKIKRSREQRIQEMLDHYEIAKTVAVYCHGCDRMDHDLCRSTYLEDSWDDHGLNKCPGPEFVTRLMRSLPSSNSCFHSLGQTLINVDGDDAGAETYFIAVVRAPRPGEPDVENLNVIGGRYVDTLRRVEDEWFVKRRLCVRDWSINQPIAEDWLLGHGHVQGHRSQDDPSYAVLGLTHSGQFGRARTASE, encoded by the coding sequence TACGAGATCGCCAAGACGGTCGCCGTTTACTGCCACGGCTGCGACCGAATGGATCACGACCTGTGCCGCAGCACCTACCTTGAGGATAGTTGGGACGATCACGGCCTCAACAAGTGCCCAGGACCAGAGTTCGTGACGCGACTGATGCGTTCGCTGCCGAGCAGCAACTCGTGCTTCCATAGCCTTGGTCAGACACTGATCAACGTCGATGGCGATGACGCCGGTGCCGAGACATATTTCATCGCGGTGGTTCGAGCGCCGCGGCCGGGCGAGCCTGACGTCGAAAACCTAAATGTGATCGGCGGGCGCTATGTCGATACCTTGCGACGCGTAGAGGACGAATGGTTCGTGAAGCGCCGGCTATGCGTGCGCGACTGGTCTATCAACCAACCCATTGCTGAGGACTGGCTGCTCGGCCACGGCCATGTGCAAGGCCATCGTTCACAGGACGATCCTTCCTATGCAGTGCTGGGGCTCACGCACTCGGGGCAATTTGGTCGGGCGCGAACAGCGAGCGAGTAG